One genomic segment of Agromyces intestinalis includes these proteins:
- the rlmB gene encoding 23S rRNA (guanosine(2251)-2'-O)-methyltransferase RlmB, with amino-acid sequence MKGSSGKPRSGAVRKGGHNKQVGTGGHGRKALEGKGPTPKAEDRAWHKAGKAKAARERYAAAGGKGAPGQRGKSVAGAPRGATGASRRAKTGDESEIVTGRNSVVEALRTRIPATTLYLASRIEMDDRVKEASKIATNRGIPILEVTRPELDRLAGEGAVHQGIALKVPPYEYAHPIELLDEVLARDEPPLFVALDGITDARNLGAIIRSTAAFGGHGVIVPQRRSVGVNAGAWKTSAGAAARIPVAMAPNLTQTLKAMQQRGLFVLGLDGDGDVSLPGLDFADRPIVIVVGSEGKGLSRLVTETCDAVVSIPISSATESLNAGIAASVTLYEIARLRAAQA; translated from the coding sequence ATGAAGGGCAGCAGCGGCAAGCCGCGCAGCGGAGCCGTCCGCAAGGGCGGCCACAACAAGCAGGTCGGCACGGGCGGCCACGGGCGCAAGGCGCTCGAGGGCAAGGGCCCCACTCCCAAGGCCGAAGACCGCGCCTGGCACAAGGCGGGCAAGGCGAAGGCCGCGCGTGAGCGCTACGCGGCCGCGGGCGGCAAGGGCGCGCCCGGCCAGCGGGGCAAGTCGGTCGCCGGCGCACCGCGCGGGGCGACGGGTGCGTCGCGCCGCGCCAAGACGGGCGACGAGTCCGAGATCGTGACGGGCCGCAACTCGGTCGTCGAGGCGCTGCGCACCCGAATCCCCGCCACCACGCTCTACCTCGCGAGCCGCATCGAGATGGACGACCGGGTGAAGGAGGCGTCGAAGATCGCCACCAACCGTGGCATCCCGATCCTCGAGGTCACCAGGCCCGAGCTCGACCGGCTCGCCGGAGAGGGCGCCGTGCACCAGGGCATCGCGCTCAAGGTCCCGCCGTACGAGTACGCGCACCCGATCGAGCTGCTCGACGAGGTGCTCGCGCGCGACGAGCCGCCGCTGTTCGTCGCGCTCGACGGCATCACCGACGCGCGCAACCTCGGCGCGATCATCCGCTCGACCGCTGCGTTCGGCGGGCACGGCGTGATCGTGCCGCAGCGCCGCTCGGTGGGCGTGAACGCCGGCGCGTGGAAGACCTCGGCCGGCGCGGCCGCGCGCATCCCGGTCGCGATGGCGCCGAACCTCACCCAGACGCTGAAGGCGATGCAGCAGCGCGGCCTGTTCGTGCTCGGGCTCGACGGCGACGGCGACGTGTCGCTGCCCGGTCTCGACTTCGCCGACCGGCCGATCGTGATCGTCGTCGGCAGCGAGGGCAAGGGGCTGTCGCGCCTGGTCACCGAGACCTGCGATGCCGTCGTGTCGATCCCGATCTCGTCGGCGACCGAGTCGCTGAACGCCGGCATCGCCGCGTCGGTCACGCTCTACGAGATCGCGAGGCTGCGGGCCGCGCAGGCCTGA
- a CDS encoding DsbA family protein — MSNGGSTQPRPTRNERRDAAREKARLLREEQKKRERRNKILIQGGVIVAVLVIAAVIGLAIFNSVKPAGPGPRNMASDGIVLTGVDGTITAVETPAIPAGGEPTPTVQDDSGNVANIVTYVDYLCPYCGQFETTNSDTLRTLVEEGAATLEVHPIAMLINKSAGTQYSLRAANAAACVADLSPDAFFDFNALLFENQPEEGSSGLTNDELKQLANQAGASSGVNACVDETRFKAWVNDSTTRALTQPVPNSELPAVQGTPTVLVNGKLYQGSLDDPNEFQLFVSQAASESYTESTPAPTETPAPTETPTE, encoded by the coding sequence ATGAGCAACGGCGGTTCCACGCAGCCTCGCCCCACCCGAAACGAACGCAGAGACGCGGCCAGAGAGAAGGCCCGACTCCTCCGCGAGGAGCAGAAGAAGCGCGAGCGGCGCAACAAGATCCTGATCCAGGGCGGCGTCATCGTCGCGGTGCTGGTGATCGCCGCGGTCATCGGCCTCGCGATCTTCAACAGCGTGAAGCCCGCGGGCCCCGGCCCCCGCAACATGGCGAGCGACGGCATCGTGCTCACCGGCGTCGACGGCACGATCACGGCCGTCGAGACGCCCGCGATCCCGGCCGGTGGCGAGCCCACGCCCACCGTGCAGGACGACAGCGGCAACGTGGCGAACATCGTGACCTACGTCGACTACCTGTGCCCCTACTGCGGCCAGTTCGAGACCACGAACTCCGACACGCTGCGCACGCTCGTCGAGGAGGGCGCGGCGACCCTCGAGGTGCACCCGATCGCGATGCTCATCAACAAGTCGGCGGGCACCCAGTACTCGCTGCGCGCGGCGAATGCCGCGGCCTGCGTGGCCGACCTCTCGCCCGACGCGTTCTTCGACTTCAACGCGCTGCTGTTCGAGAACCAGCCCGAGGAGGGCTCGAGCGGTCTCACCAACGACGAGCTGAAGCAGCTCGCGAACCAGGCGGGCGCGAGCTCGGGCGTGAACGCGTGCGTCGACGAGACCAGGTTCAAGGCGTGGGTCAACGACTCGACGACCCGGGCGCTGACCCAGCCGGTGCCGAACTCCGAGCTGCCGGCCGTGCAGGGCACGCCGACGGTGCTCGTGAACGGCAAGCTCTACCAGGGGTCGCTCGACGACCCGAACGAGTTCCAGCTGTTCGTCTCGCAGGCCGCGAGCGAGAGCTACACCGAGTCGACGCCCGCGCCTACTGAGACGCCGGCGCCGACCGAGACCCCGACGGAGTGA
- a CDS encoding ABC transporter ATP-binding protein, producing MASVTFDKATRLYPGGTRPAVDKLDLEIADGEFLVLVGPSGCGKSTSLRMLAGLEEVNEGNIFIGDRNVTDVPPKDRDIAMVFQNYALYPHMTVAENMGFALKIAGVGKEERAQRVLEAAKLLDLEPYLSRKPKALSGGQRQRVAMGRAIVRSPQVFLMDEPLSNLDAKLRVQTRSQIASLTRRLGVTTVYVTHDQTEALTMGDRIAVLKDGVLQQVGTPRDLYEKPNNVFVAGFIGSPAMNLFQADLAEGGIRFGTAIVPVERDVLSEASTQQVTIGVRPEDIQVSTTEGEGLKVVVDLVEELGADGYLYGHSDIEGKRTDIVARVDGRIHPFAGDTVYLTALPNHVHVFEPESGERINKKAIVH from the coding sequence ATGGCATCAGTCACGTTCGACAAGGCCACGCGCCTGTACCCGGGCGGCACCCGCCCGGCCGTCGACAAGCTCGACCTCGAGATCGCCGACGGCGAGTTCCTGGTCCTCGTCGGGCCCTCGGGCTGCGGCAAGTCGACCTCGCTCCGCATGCTCGCCGGCCTCGAAGAGGTCAACGAGGGCAACATCTTCATCGGCGACCGCAACGTCACCGACGTGCCCCCGAAGGACCGCGACATCGCGATGGTCTTCCAGAACTACGCGCTCTACCCCCACATGACCGTGGCCGAGAACATGGGCTTCGCGCTCAAGATCGCCGGCGTCGGCAAAGAGGAGCGGGCCCAGCGCGTGCTCGAGGCGGCCAAGCTCCTCGACCTCGAGCCCTACCTCAGCCGCAAGCCGAAGGCCCTCTCGGGCGGCCAGCGCCAGCGCGTGGCGATGGGCCGCGCGATCGTGCGCAGCCCCCAGGTCTTCCTCATGGACGAGCCGCTGTCGAACCTCGACGCGAAGCTGCGCGTGCAGACGCGCAGCCAGATCGCGTCGCTGACCCGCCGGCTCGGCGTCACCACGGTCTACGTCACCCACGACCAGACCGAGGCGCTCACCATGGGCGACCGCATCGCGGTCCTGAAGGACGGCGTGCTCCAGCAGGTCGGCACCCCGCGCGACCTCTACGAGAAGCCGAACAACGTCTTCGTCGCGGGCTTCATCGGCTCGCCCGCGATGAACCTGTTCCAGGCCGACCTGGCCGAGGGCGGCATCCGCTTCGGCACCGCGATCGTGCCGGTCGAGCGCGACGTGCTCAGCGAGGCATCCACGCAGCAGGTCACCATCGGCGTGCGCCCCGAGGACATCCAGGTCTCCACGACCGAGGGCGAGGGCCTCAAGGTCGTCGTCGACCTCGTGGAAGAGCTCGGCGCCGACGGCTACCTCTACGGCCACTCCGACATCGAGGGCAAGCGCACCGACATCGTCGCGCGCGTCGACGGCCGCATCCACCCGTTCGCGGGCGACACGGTGTACCTCACGGCGCTGCCGAACCACGTGCACGTCTTCGAGCCCGAGTCGGGCGAGCGCATCAACAAGAAGGCGATCGTGCACTGA
- a CDS encoding DMT family transporter: MNDESRHRAPLWVALVAAAACGALMSVQSRINGELGRRLDDGFTAAAISFGTGLVLLAVALAISPRGRAGFGGVGRALRERTLSWWMLLGGLAGAFLVLSQGLTAALLGVALFTVAIVAGQTVSGLVIDLIGLGPGGRHPITGPRVVGASLALAAVTIAVSAQLTAGVEIWWVLMPLIAGLGTGWQQAVNGRVRVAASSALTSTFLNFVSGTVVLVIAAVVHVAVAGPPEAFPAEPWLYVGGALGCVFIAGTAVIVRRTGVLLLSLATIAGQLASALALDLLLPVPGRHVDAATTVGTLLAFIAVVVASGRPSFLRLGFRRGS, from the coding sequence TTGAACGACGAATCACGGCACCGCGCCCCGCTCTGGGTGGCGCTCGTCGCCGCAGCCGCGTGCGGTGCGCTCATGTCGGTGCAGTCGCGCATCAACGGCGAGCTCGGCCGCCGCCTCGACGACGGCTTCACCGCCGCGGCGATCTCGTTCGGCACGGGCCTGGTGCTCCTCGCCGTCGCGCTCGCGATCTCGCCTCGCGGTCGTGCCGGGTTCGGCGGGGTCGGTCGCGCGCTGCGCGAGCGCACCCTCTCGTGGTGGATGCTGCTCGGCGGTCTGGCCGGCGCGTTCCTCGTGCTGAGCCAGGGGCTCACCGCGGCGCTGCTCGGCGTCGCGCTGTTCACGGTCGCGATCGTCGCCGGGCAGACCGTGAGCGGGCTGGTCATCGACCTGATCGGGCTCGGGCCCGGCGGCCGGCATCCGATCACCGGGCCGCGCGTGGTCGGCGCCTCGCTCGCCCTCGCGGCGGTCACGATCGCGGTCTCGGCGCAGCTCACCGCCGGCGTCGAGATCTGGTGGGTGCTCATGCCGCTGATCGCGGGACTGGGCACGGGCTGGCAGCAGGCGGTGAACGGGCGAGTCCGGGTCGCCGCGTCGAGCGCGCTGACATCGACGTTCCTGAATTTCGTGTCCGGCACGGTCGTGCTCGTGATCGCGGCGGTCGTGCACGTGGCGGTCGCGGGTCCGCCCGAGGCGTTCCCGGCCGAGCCCTGGCTCTATGTCGGCGGTGCACTCGGCTGTGTGTTCATCGCCGGCACCGCGGTGATCGTGCGCCGTACCGGCGTGCTGCTGCTCAGCCTCGCGACGATCGCGGGTCAGCTCGCGTCGGCGCTCGCGCTCGACCTGCTGTTGCCGGTTCCCGGCCGCCATGTGGATGCCGCGACCACGGTGGGCACGCTCCTTGCGTTCATCGCCGTCGTGGTCGCGAGCGGGCGCCCGTCGTTCCTGCGGCTCGGGTTCAGGCGAGGGTCGTGA
- a CDS encoding cold-shock protein, translating to MANGTVKWFNAEKGYGFITVDGGGQDVFVHYSAIDMSGYKVLEEGQQVQFEVGSGAKGPQAESVRPV from the coding sequence ATGGCGAACGGAACCGTCAAGTGGTTCAACGCTGAAAAGGGATACGGGTTCATCACCGTCGACGGTGGCGGCCAGGACGTCTTCGTCCACTACTCCGCGATCGACATGTCCGGCTACAAGGTCCTCGAAGAGGGCCAGCAGGTCCAGTTCGAGGTCGGCTCGGGCGCGAAGGGCCCGCAGGCGGAGTCGGTCCGTCCGGTCTGA
- a CDS encoding nitroreductase family protein, whose translation MTGVATPVTTATGAFEAVTRRRSVAKVTAAAPDDDEVLRLLSAAGTVADHAALQPWRVIALRGDARARLGDALADAAGLVGDERAALSAKPLRAPLLLAVAARRREHPKVPGWEQDAAAAGVAHTLSLLLDEAGWGVIWRTGPHIRSAPVAAVHHLAADEHLLGWLYVGGVPEGASRVRRRPIDAAAVFTTLA comes from the coding sequence GTGACCGGGGTCGCCACGCCGGTGACGACCGCGACCGGTGCGTTCGAGGCGGTCACACGCCGCCGCTCCGTCGCGAAGGTGACCGCGGCGGCACCCGACGACGACGAGGTGCTGCGGCTCCTGTCGGCCGCGGGAACCGTCGCCGACCATGCCGCACTCCAGCCCTGGCGGGTGATCGCCCTCCGCGGCGACGCCCGGGCCCGGCTTGGCGACGCCCTCGCCGACGCGGCCGGGCTGGTCGGCGACGAACGCGCCGCCCTCTCCGCCAAGCCGCTGCGCGCACCGCTGCTGCTGGCGGTGGCGGCGCGCCGCCGCGAGCATCCGAAGGTGCCCGGCTGGGAGCAGGACGCGGCCGCCGCCGGCGTCGCGCACACCCTCAGCCTGCTCCTCGACGAAGCCGGGTGGGGCGTGATCTGGCGCACCGGGCCGCACATCCGCTCCGCGCCCGTCGCCGCAGTGCACCACCTCGCGGCCGACGAGCACCTGCTCGGCTGGCTCTACGTCGGCGGAGTGCCCGAGGGGGCGAGCCGGGTGCGGCGGCGCCCGATCGACGCCGCCGCGGTGTTCACGACCCTCGCCTGA
- the msrB gene encoding peptide-methionine (R)-S-oxide reductase MsrB: MTYDVQRSDEQWRAELAPEQYAVLREAATERAWTGELLDEHRAGIYTCAACGAELFQSGTKFDSGCGWPSFYESVRPEAVELIEDTSLGMVRTEVRCARCGSHLGHVFPDGFGTPTGDRYCMNSIALGFSPES, encoded by the coding sequence ATGACCTACGACGTCCAGCGCAGTGACGAGCAGTGGCGTGCCGAGCTCGCCCCCGAGCAGTACGCCGTGCTCCGCGAGGCCGCCACCGAGCGTGCCTGGACTGGCGAGCTGCTCGACGAGCACCGTGCCGGCATCTACACCTGTGCGGCGTGCGGCGCCGAACTGTTCCAGAGCGGCACGAAGTTCGACTCGGGCTGCGGGTGGCCGAGCTTCTACGAGTCGGTGCGGCCCGAGGCGGTCGAGCTGATCGAGGACACCTCGCTCGGTATGGTGCGCACCGAGGTGCGCTGCGCACGGTGCGGGTCGCACCTGGGCCATGTCTTCCCCGACGGGTTCGGCACCCCCACCGGCGACCGCTACTGCATGAACTCGATCGCACTCGGGTTCTCGCCCGAGTCGTGA
- a CDS encoding DUF4032 domain-containing protein, producing the protein MSGSLSITSAMADPALLDLPWDLPLESWPSEAIAALPKGISRHLVRFAHLGGHVVAIKETTAEMARGEYEMLRTLQRLEVPCVEPVAVITNRTDDEGETLKPVLVTRHLRFSLPYRALFSQTLRPDTATRLVDALAVLLVRLHIVGFFWGDVSLSNTLFRRDAGAFAAYLVDAETGKLYEGGLSNGQRENDLEIARVNIAGELLDLEAGGRVADELDPVNISNGIVDAYRKLWTELTGSESFASTERWRINERVQRLNDLGFDIEELAIKTDDSGTTVRIQPKVVDAGHHQRRLLRLTGLDAGENQARRLLNDLDSYRAAYGKADLDEEMVAHEWLMRVFEPVVRAIPADLRRKLEPAEVFHQLLEHRWFLAQQAGHDIPLAEAVASYVNTVLRHRRDEATVIGPPTEAITAVVPVVPLDTAAIPVIDADDEDDWRAKV; encoded by the coding sequence ATGAGCGGCTCACTCTCGATCACGTCGGCCATGGCCGACCCCGCCCTGCTCGACCTCCCCTGGGACCTTCCGCTCGAGTCGTGGCCGAGCGAGGCGATCGCCGCGCTGCCGAAGGGCATCTCCCGACACCTGGTGCGCTTCGCGCACCTCGGGGGGCATGTCGTGGCGATCAAGGAGACCACCGCCGAGATGGCACGCGGCGAGTACGAGATGCTGCGCACGCTCCAGCGGCTCGAGGTCCCGTGCGTCGAGCCGGTCGCGGTCATCACGAACCGCACCGACGACGAGGGCGAGACGCTGAAGCCCGTGCTCGTCACCCGGCACCTGCGCTTCTCGCTCCCCTATCGCGCCCTGTTCTCGCAGACGCTGCGCCCCGACACGGCAACCCGCCTGGTCGACGCGCTCGCAGTGCTGCTCGTGCGCCTGCACATCGTCGGGTTCTTCTGGGGCGACGTGTCGCTGTCGAACACCCTCTTCCGACGCGATGCGGGCGCGTTCGCCGCGTACCTCGTCGACGCCGAGACAGGCAAGCTCTACGAGGGCGGCCTGTCGAACGGCCAGCGTGAGAACGACCTCGAGATCGCCCGGGTGAACATCGCGGGCGAGCTGCTCGACCTCGAGGCCGGCGGCAGGGTCGCCGACGAGCTCGATCCGGTGAACATCTCGAACGGCATCGTCGACGCCTACCGCAAGCTGTGGACCGAGCTCACGGGTTCCGAGTCGTTCGCGAGCACCGAACGGTGGCGCATCAACGAGCGCGTGCAGCGCCTGAACGACCTCGGGTTCGACATCGAGGAGCTCGCGATCAAGACGGATGACTCGGGCACCACCGTGCGCATCCAGCCGAAGGTCGTCGATGCCGGCCACCACCAGCGCCGGCTGCTGCGGCTCACGGGCCTCGACGCCGGTGAGAACCAGGCGCGTCGCCTGCTCAACGACCTCGACTCGTACCGCGCCGCGTACGGCAAGGCCGACCTCGATGAAGAGATGGTCGCCCACGAGTGGCTCATGCGGGTGTTCGAGCCCGTCGTGCGGGCGATCCCGGCCGACCTGCGACGCAAGCTCGAGCCGGCCGAGGTGTTCCACCAGCTGCTCGAACACCGCTGGTTCCTGGCGCAGCAGGCGGGGCACGACATCCCGCTCGCCGAGGCCGTCGCGAGCTACGTCAACACCGTGCTGCGCCACCGCCGCGACGAGGCGACGGTCATCGGCCCGCCGACTGAGGCGATCACCGCTGTGGTGCCCGTGGTGCCGCTCGACACGGCCGCCATCCCCGTCATCGATGCCGACGACGAGGACGACTGGCGCGCGAAGGTCTAG
- a CDS encoding DUF3263 domain-containing protein, translated as MHGAPRTEVDEPGTGRSEAPAGIALDERGRRILAFEHRVFRDEGAKAEAIRAEFELSAPRYYRILGELISSPDALRHDPMLVKRLLRLRDARRAARLARTPTLGRPLD; from the coding sequence ATGCACGGTGCGCCGCGCACCGAGGTCGACGAACCCGGCACGGGCCGATCCGAGGCACCCGCCGGCATCGCCCTCGACGAGCGGGGTCGGCGCATCCTGGCGTTCGAGCATCGCGTGTTCCGCGACGAGGGGGCGAAGGCCGAGGCCATCCGCGCCGAGTTCGAGCTCTCGGCTCCTCGCTACTATCGGATCCTCGGGGAGCTGATCTCCTCGCCCGACGCTCTTCGGCACGACCCGATGCTCGTCAAGCGACTGCTCCGGTTGCGCGATGCGCGCCGCGCGGCCCGCCTGGCTCGCACGCCGACCCTCGGCCGGCCGCTCGACTGA
- a CDS encoding LytR C-terminal domain-containing protein, translating to MAQKFPRDRFDTVPHGIERVGAHRAPSRRASGWIAFGWAALATVVLAGIGIWGVVSLGDRIDASGQSTSTPEPTATAEPTIAPDQPVTVLNGTTVSGLAAQAAETLQAAAIPVGGTANASENDLTETYVYYATPELEGAARGVAQAISEADVRYDAKFAEIGTPLVLVVGSDFAAAVGAAG from the coding sequence ATGGCGCAGAAGTTCCCCCGCGACCGATTCGACACCGTGCCGCACGGCATCGAGCGTGTGGGTGCGCACCGGGCTCCGAGTCGGCGCGCATCGGGCTGGATCGCGTTCGGCTGGGCCGCCCTCGCGACCGTGGTGCTCGCGGGCATCGGCATCTGGGGCGTCGTCTCGCTCGGCGACCGTATCGACGCGAGCGGCCAGTCGACCTCGACGCCCGAGCCCACCGCCACCGCCGAGCCCACCATCGCGCCTGATCAGCCCGTCACGGTGTTGAACGGCACCACCGTGAGCGGTCTGGCCGCCCAGGCCGCCGAGACACTGCAGGCGGCGGCCATCCCCGTCGGCGGAACCGCGAACGCGAGCGAGAACGATCTCACCGAGACGTACGTGTACTACGCGACGCCCGAACTCGAGGGCGCGGCGCGCGGCGTCGCTCAGGCGATCTCCGAGGCCGACGTCCGCTACGACGCGAAGTTCGCCGAGATCGGCACACCGCTCGTGCTCGTCGTGGGCTCCGATTTCGCGGCGGCGGTCGGCGCCGCAGGCTGA
- a CDS encoding DUF3048 domain-containing protein — translation MGRDRGVRRFGAALLICAVGIGLLSCSGPTDPLPTETPTPTRARPASDIVPVPIAYAPLRGTLADGAALAHPSIGVKIDNHEEARPQIALNRSDIAFEELVEGGITRYAVVWHADVPDEVGPVRSIRPMDPDILTPFGGPVAYSGGQDVFVEMMMSTGLPNLVFDYDETGLFYRADDRPGPHDVILLAKEGVGRYLELGPPPTQFVFGGTDPLADPAYAAQPTSHIALVFSDARFPSWDWDAATGAWLRSQEGVPESEASGERVRATNVVTLRVGIDWSWGEVPRTVLDGGGEAWVSAAGRTAHGTWSKASREAPIVLTADDGTPLRLAPGNTWVELVPNEGGVTFAP, via the coding sequence ATGGGACGCGACCGGGGGGTGCGCCGCTTCGGTGCCGCACTGCTGATCTGCGCGGTCGGGATCGGGCTCCTGTCGTGTTCGGGCCCGACCGATCCGCTTCCGACCGAGACGCCGACGCCGACGCGCGCGCGCCCCGCCTCCGACATCGTGCCCGTGCCCATCGCGTACGCTCCGCTGCGCGGCACCCTCGCGGACGGCGCCGCACTGGCGCATCCGTCGATCGGGGTGAAGATCGACAACCACGAGGAGGCGCGCCCGCAGATCGCGCTGAACCGCAGCGACATCGCGTTCGAGGAACTCGTCGAGGGAGGAATCACCAGGTACGCGGTGGTGTGGCACGCGGACGTTCCCGACGAGGTCGGCCCGGTGCGGTCGATCCGGCCGATGGACCCCGACATCCTCACGCCGTTCGGCGGGCCGGTGGCGTACTCGGGCGGGCAGGACGTCTTCGTCGAGATGATGATGTCGACGGGCCTGCCGAACCTCGTCTTCGACTACGACGAGACGGGACTCTTCTACCGGGCCGACGATCGCCCCGGCCCGCACGACGTGATCCTGCTCGCGAAGGAGGGCGTCGGCCGGTATCTCGAGCTCGGGCCACCGCCGACGCAGTTCGTGTTCGGCGGCACCGACCCGCTCGCCGACCCCGCCTACGCCGCCCAGCCGACGTCGCACATCGCGTTGGTGTTCTCAGATGCGCGATTCCCGTCGTGGGACTGGGATGCGGCGACCGGCGCGTGGCTGCGCTCGCAGGAGGGAGTGCCTGAAAGCGAGGCGTCGGGCGAGCGCGTGCGGGCGACGAACGTGGTGACGCTGCGCGTCGGGATCGACTGGTCGTGGGGCGAGGTGCCGCGCACGGTGCTCGACGGCGGCGGCGAGGCGTGGGTGTCGGCGGCCGGTCGCACCGCGCACGGCACCTGGTCGAAGGCGTCGCGCGAAGCGCCCATCGTGCTCACCGCCGACGACGGTACGCCCCTGCGGCTGGCTCCCGGCAATACGTGGGTCGAGCTGGTGCCGAACGAGGGCGGCGTCACCTTCGCGCCCTGA